From a region of the Daphnia pulicaria isolate SC F1-1A chromosome 1, SC_F0-13Bv2, whole genome shotgun sequence genome:
- the LOC124333155 gene encoding cysteine--tRNA ligase, cytoplasmic-like, with the protein MSEAPLNNSSMELKIYNSLTRKKEVFTPQNGKNITWYSCGPTVYDASHMGHARSYMSFDILRRVLRDYFGYDITYVMNITDIDDKIIKRARQNYLYEKYAAEMGELETLQTDVKESVDRLSKQMVVTTDPDKKVMQEKMLAKVTAAIDKFTETIKLGQGLSEGKSFLLAEAKDVLSDWLDSKQGMDVSDNAIFASLPRHWEEEFYKDMAALNVLPADVITRVSEYVPEIVDYISRIIERGLAYSANGSVYFNVSKFDSQKNHKYAKLVPEAYGDSKALQEGEGDLSVSEDRLSEKKSPNDFALWKTSKSGEPSWDSPWGKGRPGWHIECSVMASAILGSSMDIHTGGVDLKFPHHDNELAQSEAYYDNDEWVRYFLHTGHLTIQGCKMSKSLKNFITIQDALSRNSSRELRIFFLLHPWKETLDYSDSAMDEASSYEKMLREFFLNAKDLLRNGPSSNTAAEYFQKWSTAEQEVNTRFVETKNRVREALCDNIDTKTSLDAIKSMISACNKYLAQLKQSANRVLIKVIAEYVTRLFQIFGVIEGKQTLGFPSESSSGGTDNVEQIVMPVLEALADFREEVRKEARQLRATRVLELCDQIRDDVLPNLGVRLEDRENQPPALKLVPREELLKEKEDKRLAEEAKKAEKERKKAELAVKEAEKEAKRRMPPTELFRSETDKYSAFDEKGMPTLDKDGKEVSKGQLKKLEKLWQAQEKVYKAYLLEVSSKNES; encoded by the exons ATGTCTGAAGCCCCCTtaaacaacagcagcatgGAGCTGAAGATTTACAATAGTCTGACTCGCAAGAAGGAGGTGTTTACTCctcaaaatgggaaaaatatcACCTGGTATTCTTGCGGACCAACAGTCTATGATGCATCCCACATGGGACATGCCCGTTCATACATGTCTTTTGATATCCTGAGAAGGGTCTTAAGAGACTACTTTGGATATGACATTACTTATGTAATGAATATCACTGATATTGAcgacaaaattattaaaagagcaAGGCAAAATTATTTATATGAAAAGTATGCAGCTGAGATGGGTGAACTTGAAACTCTTCAAACAGATGTCAAGGAATCTGTTGATCGTCTTTCTAAGCAAATGGTAGTAACTACCGATCCCGACAAGAAAGTTATGCAGGAGAAGATGTTGGCCAAAGTCACTGCCGCGATTGACAAATTCACCGAAACAATCAAGCTTGGTCAAGGATTATCCGAAGGAAAGAGCTTTTTGTTGGCTGAAGCAAAAGACGTCCTGAGCGATTGGCTCGACTCGAAGCAAGGCATGGATGTTTCAGATAACGCAATTTTCGCTTCTCTTCCGCGACATTGGGAAGAAGAGTTTTACAAAGATATGGCCGCTCTCAATGTTCTACCAGCCGATGTTATTACGCGTGTTAGCGAATATGTCCCGGAGATCGTGGATTATATCTCACGAATAATTGAACGTGGACTTGCATATTCAG CAAATGGCTCTGTATACTTCAATGTATCAAAGTTCGATTCGCAAAAGAATCACAAGTATGCGAAATTGGTACCTGAAGCTTACGGTGATTCAAAGGCATTGCAAGAAGGAGAAGGTGATCTAAGTGTCTCCGAAGATCGGTTAAGTGAGAAAAAATCACCTAACGATTTTGCGCTATGGAAAACTTCAAAGAGTGGTGAACCTTCCTGGGATTCTCCTTGGGGGAAAG GACGTCCTGGGTGGCATATTGAATGCAGTGTGATGGCAAGTGCAATTCTAGGGTCATCAATGGATATTCACACAGGAGGCGTCGACCTAAAGTTCCCTCATCACGACAATGAACTAGCCCAATCTGAAGCCTACTACGATAATGATGAATGGGTTCGCTATTTCCTTCATACTGGTCATCTGACCATCCAG GGTTGTAAAATGTCTAAATCCCTCAAGAATTTCATCACCATCCAAGATGCGTTAAGTAGAAATAGCAGCCGCGAATTGCGCATCTTTTTCTTGCTTCACCCATGGAAAGAAACACTCGACTATAGTGACAGTGCAATGGATGAAGCATCGAGTTACGAAAAAATGCTAAGGGAATTCTTCTTAAATGCCAAGGATCTTTTGAGGAATGGCCCGTCATCAAATACTGCCgcagaatattttcaaaaatggagCACAGCTGAGCAGGAAGTCAACACCCGATTCGTCGAAACGAAAAATCGAGTACGGGAAGCTCTCTGCGATAACATAGACACTAAAACGTCTTTGGACGCGATTAAAAGCATGATATCGGCTTGCAATAAATACCTGGCACAGCTGAAGCAATCTGCCAACCGGGTTCTAATCAAGGTCATTGCCGAATATGTAACGCGGTTGTTCCAGATCTTTGGCGTGATTGAAGGCAAGCAAACCCTTGGATTCCCCTCTGAATCGTCTAGTGGAGGTACCGATAATGTTGAACAAATCGTAATGCCTGTCCTTGAAGCGCTCGCAGACTTCCGAGAAGAAGTGAGGAAAGAGGCTCGTCAATTACGTGCAACACGCGTTCTCGAACTTTGCGATCAAATTCGAGATGACGTTTTGCCTAACCTGGGCGTAAGACTCGAAGATCGGGAAAATCAGCCTCCTGCTTTGAAGCTTGTCCCACGTGAGGAACTGCTTAAGGAGAAAGAAGACAAAAGATTGGCTGAGGAAGCCAAAAAAGCTGAGAAAGAACGTAAAAAGGCTGAATTAGCAGTCAAAGAAGCCGAAAAGGAAGCAAAACGACGCATGCCTCCAACTGAACTATTCAGAA GTGAAACGGATAAATATTCTGCTTTCGACGAGAAAGGGATGCCAACCTTAGACAAGGATGGCAAAGAAGTCAGCAAAGGCCAGCTTAAGAAGTTGGAGAAACTATGGCAAGCCCAAGAAAAAGTTTATAAAGCATACTTGCTGGAGGTTTCATCAAAGAATGAGAGTTGA
- the LOC124337108 gene encoding succinate dehydrogenase assembly factor 2, mitochondrial-like, translated as MAQSNIFSRLLHPIRQLTFRCDKVTVLRFLSSDTSSGDMYPSPQTEPWIPPYVERENESSTLKKARLMYQSRKRGMLENGLILSTFASRYLDGMSDDQMSLYDRLINLPSNDWDIYYWATGVRETPEEFNNEIMDLLKDHVKNKDKESRFKQPDLY; from the exons ATGgctcaatcaaatattttttctcgacTTCTACATCCAATCAGACAGTTAACATTTAGG TGTGATAAAGTTACCGTATTGAGATTTCTGTCATCCGACACCAGCAGCGGAGATAT GTACCCCTCACCTCAAACTGAACCATGGATTCCACCATATGTTGAAAGGGAAAATGAGTCATCCACTTTGAAAAAGGCCAG ACTAATGTATCAATCCAGAAAACGTGGTATGTTGGAAAATGGTTTGATTCTCAGCACATTTGCCTCACGCTACTTGGATGGAATGAGTGATGATCAAATGTCTTTATATGACAGACTGATCAATTTACCCTCAAATGATTGGGATATTTACTATTGGGCAACTGGTGTAAGAGAGACACCTGAAGAGTTTAACAATGAAATCATGGATCTATTGAAGGAtcatgtaaaaaataaagataaggAATCAAGATTTAAACAACCTGATTTATATTGA
- the LOC124337440 gene encoding electron transfer flavoprotein regulatory factor 1-like has translation MSQQSRALYKTMLHLGKDYPGGYPYFRNKLKNAFMKNSALKDQKEIDSAIARGEFVIKELEALYMLRKYRALKKRYYEE, from the exons ATGTCGCAGCAGTCTCGTGCATTGTACAAAACG ATGTTACATCTTGGCAAAGATTACCCAGGTGGTTACCCGTATTTTCgtaataaactaaaaaatgctTTCATGAAGAACAGTGCTCTGAAAGACCAAAAGGAAATTGACTCAGCAATAGCAAGAGGAGAATTTGTTATCAAAGAACTAGAAG CACTCTACATGCTAAGAAAATACCGTGCATTAAAGAAAAGGTATTACGAAGAATGA
- the LOC124337561 gene encoding probable DNA-directed RNA polymerases I and III subunit RPAC2: MKSIVVILIVLAALAAVASAQQTSWETLETMDVDNVLKNTKLVKRYLDCLLDRGRCEKNGKDWKVQPVYSSGVSFSSYNFLKISEFTMENRRLAVAREEEQDDRMKTFIFKGEGHTLGNAIRTIILKNPDVIFCGYTIPHPSENKLHLRIETKSISAVDALREGLEQLQNLSDHILKTFETAVVDYKSNQMEV; encoded by the exons ATGAAGTCGATCGTCGTCATCCTAATAGTGTTGGCTGCCCTGGCTGCTGTCGCCTCTGCCCAGCAAACGAGTTGGGAGACACTCGAAaccatggatgttgataacgTCTTGAAAAATACGAAACTTGTGAAGCGCTACTTAGATTGCCTTTTAGATCGCGGACGCtgtgaaaaaaatggaaaagattggaaag TTCAGCcagtctatagctctgg CGTTTCTTTCAGTTCCTACAACTTTTTGAAAATCAGTGAATTTACTATGGAGAATCGACGATTGGCAGTG GCGAGGGAAGAAGAGCAGGATGACCGAATGAAGACTTTTATATTTAAAGGGGAAGGGCATACGCTTGGCAACGCTATTCGgacaataattttgaaaaa TCCTGATGTTATTTTCTGTGGCTACACCATCCCTCATCCATCTGAAAACAAGTTGCACTTGAggattgaaacaaaaagcaTATCTGCTGTTGATGCTCTCAGAGAGGGACTTGAACAACTGCAAAACTTGAGTGATCATATCCTTAAAACATTTGAG ACAGCAGTGGTGGACTATAAGTCAAATCAGATGGAAGTGTAA